A genome region from Chryseobacterium sp. G0186 includes the following:
- a CDS encoding TetR/AcrR family transcriptional regulator yields MPRKVVQGPIRDKEKTKQKLLAAVGKILRVKGYSGLKVSKIAAVAGFDKKLIYEYFGSTDKLIDEYIKSQDYWSQVNKDVEVDFSDGGHELTKMVVLNQFENLKKNKELQKIILWELSESKPILKKLVDQREEVVEVLFGNISDPFFGEGATRHRAIMALIVSGAYYLNLYTGYNASKFCGIDLKTEDGRNEVEKAIVELIDFAYNKK; encoded by the coding sequence ATGCCTAGAAAAGTAGTGCAGGGCCCGATTAGGGACAAAGAAAAGACAAAACAAAAGCTGCTTGCTGCAGTTGGTAAAATTTTAAGAGTAAAAGGATACTCAGGATTAAAAGTAAGCAAGATAGCAGCAGTTGCAGGTTTTGATAAAAAACTTATTTATGAGTACTTTGGAAGTACTGATAAGCTGATTGATGAATATATTAAGTCTCAGGATTACTGGAGCCAGGTAAACAAGGATGTAGAAGTAGATTTTTCTGATGGAGGGCATGAGCTTACCAAAATGGTTGTTCTGAATCAGTTTGAGAATTTGAAGAAAAATAAAGAACTTCAAAAGATCATTCTTTGGGAACTTTCTGAAAGCAAGCCTATTCTTAAGAAATTGGTAGACCAACGTGAAGAAGTAGTAGAAGTTCTGTTTGGAAATATCTCAGATCCTTTTTTTGGAGAGGGAGCAACAAGACACAGAGCTATTATGGCACTAATTGTTTCCGGAGCTTATTATCTTAACCTTTATACAGGATACAATGCAAGCAAATTCTGTGGTATTGATCTGAAAACAGAGGACGGAAGAAACGAAGTTGAAAAGGCGATAGTAGAATTAATTGATTTTGCATACAATAAGAAATAA
- the dnaX gene encoding DNA polymerase III subunit gamma/tau yields the protein MENFIVSARKYRPQEFDTVVGQSHITDTLEHAIEESQLAQALLFCGPRGVGKTTCARILARKINEKDGSVSEDGFAYNIYELDAASNNSVDDIRELIDQVRFAPQVGKYKVYIIDEVHMLSSAAFNAFLKTLEEPPAHAIFILATTEKHKIIPTILSRCQIYDFKRITIEDIQGHLRNIAQKENIQYEDDALYLIAQKADGALRDALSIFDRLSTFSQKNITLAKAAEVLNILDYDQYLNIVDLAKENKIPEVLFAFNDIVKKGFDPHIFVAGLGNHFRDLMMAQNTSTIDLIEVGEKTKVRFVEQGQKWTAQQLIDGIEICNHADINYKNSKNPRLTVEIALMQLASLTASSDVSKKKNS from the coding sequence ATGGAAAATTTTATAGTATCTGCAAGAAAATATCGTCCTCAAGAGTTTGATACAGTTGTAGGGCAATCCCATATTACGGATACTTTAGAACATGCAATTGAAGAAAGTCAACTAGCTCAGGCATTGCTTTTTTGTGGACCTCGTGGTGTAGGTAAAACTACGTGTGCAAGGATTCTGGCAAGAAAGATCAATGAAAAAGATGGCTCGGTTTCAGAAGACGGCTTTGCCTATAATATCTATGAATTGGATGCAGCATCCAATAATTCTGTAGATGATATCAGGGAACTGATAGATCAGGTACGCTTTGCTCCTCAGGTAGGTAAATACAAGGTATATATCATTGATGAGGTTCATATGCTGTCTTCTGCCGCTTTCAACGCTTTTCTTAAAACACTTGAAGAGCCGCCTGCTCATGCAATTTTCATCTTGGCAACAACGGAAAAGCATAAAATTATTCCAACCATTTTATCCCGTTGTCAGATCTATGACTTCAAAAGAATTACAATTGAAGACATTCAGGGACATCTGAGAAATATTGCCCAAAAAGAAAATATTCAATACGAAGATGATGCATTGTACCTGATTGCCCAAAAAGCAGATGGTGCATTAAGAGATGCTCTTTCCATCTTCGACAGGCTTTCTACATTCTCCCAGAAAAATATTACTTTGGCCAAAGCTGCCGAAGTCTTGAATATTCTGGATTATGATCAATATCTGAATATTGTAGACCTTGCCAAGGAAAACAAAATTCCTGAAGTCCTCTTTGCTTTTAATGATATCGTTAAAAAAGGTTTTGATCCTCATATTTTCGTTGCCGGATTAGGAAATCATTTCAGAGATCTGATGATGGCACAGAATACATCTACAATAGATCTCATTGAAGTAGGAGAGAAGACCAAGGTCAGATTTGTAGAACAAGGGCAAAAATGGACGGCCCAACAGCTGATAGATGGTATTGAAATCTGTAACCATGCAGATATTAATTATAAGAACTCCAAAAACCCAAGACTTACTGTTGAAATTGCATTAATGCAATTGGCCTCGCTGACTGCTAGCTCAGACGTATCTAAAAAAAAAAATTCCTGA
- a CDS encoding chorismate mutase gives MNLVDLKNEWTSGLTQPLMIAGPCSAESEAQMLETARRIKESNAQVSVFRAGIWKPRTKPNGFEGVGVIGLNWLKKVKEEYGFKTATEVANAHHVFAALEADVDVLWIGARSTVNPFTVQEIAMALRGTDKPVFVKNPVNPDLALWIGALERLLGQDIKNLGVIHRGFSTYQKTKYRNNPNWQIALDFKSQFPNIPMLIDPSHICGNRTGLADITQEALNVGYQGAIIETHSNPDEAWSDASQQITPEVLADLIGNLKVRNTNLAGFEGEMGRHRTLISDLDFQLIELLSQRMKISEKIGKLKKENDIAIFQPERWKVITEYATQKAKETGMSQEFIEKVFKAIHEESIEVQNNIMIDRV, from the coding sequence ATGAATTTAGTAGATTTAAAAAACGAGTGGACAAGTGGGCTTACACAGCCATTAATGATTGCAGGACCATGTAGCGCAGAAAGTGAAGCACAAATGCTTGAAACGGCCAGAAGAATTAAAGAATCCAATGCACAGGTTTCTGTTTTCCGTGCCGGAATCTGGAAACCGCGTACTAAACCAAATGGTTTCGAGGGAGTAGGAGTAATCGGTCTGAACTGGTTAAAGAAAGTGAAGGAAGAATATGGTTTTAAGACTGCTACTGAAGTTGCTAACGCGCACCACGTATTTGCGGCATTAGAGGCTGACGTGGATGTTCTTTGGATTGGAGCACGTTCTACTGTAAATCCTTTTACAGTACAGGAAATTGCAATGGCATTAAGGGGAACTGATAAACCTGTATTCGTTAAAAACCCTGTAAACCCGGATCTTGCGTTATGGATTGGTGCTTTGGAAAGGCTTTTAGGTCAGGATATTAAAAACCTGGGGGTGATCCACAGAGGATTTTCAACATACCAGAAAACAAAATACAGAAATAATCCAAACTGGCAGATCGCTCTTGATTTCAAAAGCCAGTTCCCAAACATTCCAATGTTAATTGACCCTTCTCACATTTGTGGAAACAGAACAGGTCTGGCAGATATTACCCAGGAAGCTCTTAACGTGGGTTACCAGGGAGCAATCATTGAAACTCACTCTAATCCGGATGAAGCGTGGAGTGATGCTTCACAGCAAATTACCCCTGAAGTATTGGCTGATCTTATCGGAAATTTAAAAGTAAGAAATACAAACCTTGCAGGTTTTGAGGGAGAAATGGGAAGACACAGAACCCTTATTTCAGATCTTGACTTCCAGTTGATTGAACTTCTTTCCCAAAGAATGAAAATTTCAGAAAAAATCGGAAAGCTTAAAAAGGAAAATGATATTGCAATCTTCCAGCCTGAACGTTGGAAAGTAATTACAGAATACGCAACCCAAAAGGCAAAAGAAACCGGAATGTCTCAGGAATTTATTGAAAAAGTCTTCAAGGCAATCCATGAGGAATCTATTGAAGTACAGAATAACATTATGATTGACAGGGTTTAA
- the rsgA gene encoding ribosome small subunit-dependent GTPase A — protein sequence MKGKIIKSTGSWYQVLELETNKIFEARIRGKFKLIKTRLTNPLAVGDFVEFQLEQDDIAWITKIDPRRNYLIRKSVNLSKEAHIIASNIDLACFIFTLKHPETSLGFLDRFLACCEAYNIKPLILFNKIDVLHEEEIEIVKDVEFIYQEIGYDTLEISSYSGLNLDQLQEILKDRTSVFFGHSGCGKSTLVNALQPGLNLKTSEISDTHLKGKHTTTFAQMHFWHFGGNVIDTPGVREFAMIDIEKEEVQHYFPEIFKKREECKFHNCLHINEPKCAVLDALETEEIQHSRYATYVKLMDEAEEASQK from the coding sequence ATGAAAGGAAAAATCATTAAATCTACAGGCAGTTGGTACCAGGTTTTGGAATTGGAAACAAATAAAATTTTCGAGGCCAGAATCAGGGGGAAATTTAAATTGATCAAAACAAGACTTACCAATCCACTTGCTGTAGGAGACTTTGTTGAGTTTCAACTGGAACAGGATGATATTGCATGGATCACAAAGATTGATCCCCGCAGAAATTATCTGATCAGAAAGTCTGTCAACCTTTCAAAAGAAGCTCATATCATTGCATCCAATATAGATCTGGCATGTTTTATTTTCACCTTGAAACACCCGGAAACTTCGTTAGGATTTCTTGACAGATTTCTAGCATGTTGTGAAGCTTATAATATCAAACCGTTGATTCTTTTCAACAAGATTGATGTTTTGCATGAAGAAGAGATTGAAATTGTAAAGGATGTTGAATTTATTTATCAGGAAATAGGATATGATACTTTGGAAATCTCATCTTATTCTGGCTTGAATCTGGATCAGCTTCAGGAAATTCTGAAAGATAGAACGTCTGTATTTTTCGGACATTCAGGGTGTGGGAAATCTACGCTGGTGAATGCCTTACAGCCAGGATTAAACTTAAAAACCTCTGAAATTTCAGATACTCATTTAAAGGGAAAACATACCACAACTTTCGCTCAAATGCATTTCTGGCATTTTGGTGGAAACGTTATTGATACTCCCGGAGTTCGCGAGTTTGCAATGATTGATATTGAAAAAGAAGAAGTACAGCATTACTTCCCTGAAATATTCAAAAAAAGAGAGGAGTGTAAATTTCATAACTGTCTTCACATTAATGAGCCAAAATGTGCCGTTCTTGACGCCCTTGAAACAGAGGAGATACAACACTCTCGTTATGCAACTTATGTCAAGCTAATGGATGAAGCAGAAGAAGCTTCTCAAAAATAA
- a CDS encoding nucleoside-diphosphate kinase: MSNITFTMIKPDAVADGHIGAILGKIAEGGFKIKALKLTQLTVADAKKFYEVHAERPFYGELVEFMSSGPIVAAVLEKDNAVEDFRTLIGATNPAEAAEGTIRKMFARSIGENAVHGSDSNENALIEAQFHFSGREIF; this comes from the coding sequence ATGTCTAACATTACATTCACTATGATTAAGCCTGATGCTGTTGCTGACGGACATATCGGTGCAATATTGGGTAAGATTGCTGAAGGAGGTTTTAAAATCAAAGCTTTAAAATTAACTCAGCTTACAGTTGCTGATGCAAAAAAATTCTATGAAGTACACGCTGAAAGACCATTTTATGGTGAATTGGTAGAATTCATGAGTTCTGGTCCTATCGTTGCTGCTGTTTTAGAAAAAGACAACGCTGTTGAAGACTTCAGAACATTAATTGGTGCTACTAATCCTGCAGAAGCTGCAGAAGGTACAATCAGAAAGATGTTTGCAAGAAGCATCGGTGAAAATGCAGTTCACGGTTCAGATTCTAACGAGAATGCATTGATCGAAGCTCAGTTCCATTTTTCAGGAAGAGAGATTTTCTAA